The sequence CTTTATACTATTGTTAAAAAAGGATGTGGTATCAGGCAAATTAATGTTTTTGTATGTGCTGAATCAACACATTGTTTGCATGATTGGTAAGCACCGATGGAGACAATACAGCTGTTGTTATTATTCTTTGGTCAAAAATGTGATAAATTGCATTCAGAAGCAACTACAAAATTCAGGGCCATGGAGGAACgccaaatatgcaaattagtcagaACTTTTAGCAGGATGAGACAGACAATGataatagcttttgttgtttagcaATACGGAAAGAAGTAGCCCTGTATTCCGTAGTTTAGCACAGCACTAATTATGACGTTTGCGTCAGAATGATGCTTTACAGCCATATACACGAACTTACCTCGGCATCTGACTCCAAGTTTAGTATTCTAACTTCAAGGTAAAGTGAGAAAAAATTAAGATATATTATTTTCAAGGTAAAAGTACAGGACACTGAACTAGATCCAAAACACAGGCCATCGAGGAAATCTACAATTGTAACTAAATGAGAACGGAATAATATTATGCTATTCACCGCGCGAGAAAAGCGAGAATGTAGCTCGAGAATGTATGAACTTCGATAAACTTTTTGTGGGTGGTTACCTAGTGGTTCGATGAGGGCAAGCGATTTCCAAGTTTCCGTTGTTAGGAAGTTTGTATATATTCGTTTTTTGAGGGAGGCCGTAATCGTTTTTGGGCGCTTCAGAATTTTTTTCACGCTTTAAGGACGAGACAACTATGTATTTGTGTGTAGCCGCCTAGCCGCTATCTCTAAATTGGTTTTGGCCTTTGGTTTGCGTGTAGCTGCGATTTCAAGTCTGGCAACCCGCGTAGCCACTATTTCTAGAATTGTTTGGAGTGGCcaggtattctgcagttaagccTAGATAATTTTCAGCTCAATATACCTTCTGCTTCTTCACCCGGTGAGGCTGGAATATTTTCAGGTGTCAAAACATCTACATTTCCCTGATTTTCCTCCATGTTGAGTTTTCATCGGTATTTCATATCTTTGAACTCTGTTCAGCGGAAGTAAAACATCTTTGTATAAGAATACAGGAAATGTCATGTAAAAAAAGATGGCTGACGAGATTTTAAATTAATCTGATATTATGGTTGAAAATTCTCCATCGCCATCTCCAGAACGAGCAATTTATGGATTTGTACTTTATTTAGGAACCTATTTTGGAGTTGGTGAGAACTATAGAAGgaactttttatttttactttatttccTTTTAGAACTGTGCTTGTTGCTTGACTTGCTCCATATAGATTACTTCGCTTTATATCTTTTTGTTCTTCTCTTTAAATACCACCAGGCATATATTTTATCTGGGCTTGTGTCCCAGAAGAGTGGCTTAATAGTATTGGAATAACCTACCTTCCACAGAGGTATTACAAAGTTAATTGTTGGTTTAATTTCTTCAGTTTGGGCTTGTGATTTGTTGAAATCGTCAACTGAGTCATTCCATTTTTAAGTGAACTTCTCCGAGAAAGGGCGATTTTCTTCAAAAAGGGAATACCACACCACCAAAACATTTACCGCAGGAAAAGAAGagataaatgtttttttgtgtaGTCTTCACGTGGACAGTAGGGGATCTAGGGGTGGGGTTTAGCGTTGAAATGactcaaaataaaatcaaaacagGAGGATGAAGACATTAATAACTTCCTTCATTGGCTTTTGCTTTCCTGTTAGGTACTGGGTCTTGGCTGGGCCAATCTACCTCTGCGTGGCCTTCTTATTTGTAGTTATATTTTATGTAGCATACAATTTTACCATCACTCTTCCAGTGGATTCAGTCAATACAATAACAGGTTTGAAAACTTGGAATTTTTTActacaatattaatattttgcACTTTATCTGAGAATGTGGAGAAGAAACAATCCAACACAATAGTATGTAAATGACGTGGATGTCGTTATATGTGTCATGACATCGCGACTATGTTCGCAATGTATTTTGGATAAGTTTTGTGAGCACGCCTTCAAGATGGTGTGGTAATGTTGGTTTTATAAAATTTAATGTCGTTTTTGGAAATGATCCATTATACTGTCTCAAATGATTGAACGAACCGAAAACTATGAGAGAGCAGCAACAGATTGTTAAATTTGGATATTTTACATAGACTCAAAAAGTTGATGTGGGCAGAAGTGGAAAATAACAATGTTGCCAGTAAGTGGCATTTATGGGCTCAGTTGCAATTCCCAGGGCGTCTTCAggcagttctagcggtcagctgctcctttgcatattagtCATGCGCCTGCGCATGTCACGTGGCTTttgcttggctcagcgttcggtgtcGTGGCGTTCATGTGCTTTCTagtatttcccctccctcctctccctattctgAGGAGTAGGGgcctctcctcaatagttttttccattgaactctctgttcagtgtgacaggtgcttgatttggggtctggggttgtgggcggggctcgtggctgggttgcgggtagggcaggcttatggggtgttccaccaacgtgggtttgggttgttggtttcagtccccagatccttgagcacccaacctccatttgcgacacaggcgttaacgATATTTTAGGGTAACCCTTCTATGATTAACCCATCTGTTGTCCATGGCTGCTGCCATCTCGCTCTCGCTTACCCTTGTCAACACTTGTCTGAATGACAGTAAGGCTTAAAAAGATTTGTTTTAACAGATAACCATGCTCGGTATGTGGATGAAGACACCTACTCAGTGCCTGGTTCAGTCCCTCCTTTGTATGACATTCCTCTGAGCCAAGTCAACAGAGCACTTTATAGAGACTAAAATGAACCTTACATGAAGGTTTGGAGCACAAAGCAAAGAAAGCAAGAGACCCCTGAAACCATTGAACATAAACCAAACCCAGCAAACAAAAGATATCACAGTTTCTTAAGCCTAGTTTCCATTTcattgtatctgtcgtatctgttgtgTCTGtcgtacaaaaaaaattcataggacagatagaattcattctatctcatacaacaagttgtatctgtcgtttcttttgtattgagcatttgtacaggaggtttccataaagttatatctgtcctatgaatttttttcgtacgacagacacgacagatacaacaatatgaaaaccaggctttacacTGAGGTTGGAGATTTCTAGTCACCATCTTGTCCAAGAACTGACATCCTCTCACTCTTGGTGATCATTGTGAGTTTGGAATAATTaccagttattctttgaggacgcaccggatatgggctgatatatataaccaacgaggccgtaggccaagttggttattatcagctcatatctggcaagtccgagaagaataactgttttagtaaattttcaagcaattctcttgattttttcgcgtgAAACCTCttcaaattgtgacattttctttaccaaagacgccgcgaaaaaattttttccaacctccaaaatatcagcacaagaaatttgccatcagtttttccttatttggtcaaacttaacgataatggctcatatcatgggcttagggaaccaatcagaaagctggaaaatcattatcctgagctaaaaatttactaattgttgggagcaactacagaatgcAGGGCCACTTATTATATCACAGAAAATTGTTAGAAAGTACAAACTTTAATGCAATTTGAATTCCTCAAGCGGAAAAAAGAACGCAGAATGGACAGAGAACTATGAGATTTGGAAGTTTACAGGATCAATAAGGAATTTCGCTTTATTCTCTGCTTTTTTCCTTTGTGCATGATCTGAGTGAAAATCAGTCCAGTCAAAGTTTTGCTTCATCCTTTCTCAAGGATTCCAAACATTGGAGATAAAAAGATGCATTTGGCCCCTTGTTTGTGACTTCAGATAGTCCTTGTTATTTGGAGCCTCTAGGAAAATACTCATTTAGCCTCCAAATCCTTAACTGTTTGAAAGGCATTTCTGACAATATTTTAAAGGCAAAGTCATTGTCCAGAGCCAGGGAAAAATagtttctcttgcaattttaaCAACTAAACATTTGACAGAATTGGCCACTGGATCCAATAAAGCAATTAAGTTAATAGGTATTTTTCTCCAGGAGACACCAAACAATCAAAGAGAAATTATGACGAAATGTATCAACTTTTAAAGAGTACAAacttgctctttttttctttatcagaAACAGGGTACATAACCAGCAATGGAAGCCCTGCCTTTGCTAAAActaagcaatttttttctacatgtaacaaaaaataaatgcctacattaaatttgtttttaataacAAGTTTCTGAGGTATTCTTTTAAGGTTCATATAGAAcccaagaagaagaaaatcttGTACAGTACTCATGATAAAGTGCCAAGTTCATAAAATGTGATACTCAtcaaattttcaagaaataaagacaaaagTACACTGATGTACTCAACTGCACAATGAGGATATGGCAACAAGGGAAAAGTGCATTATGGCTGAAATACATGTAAAGTTCTCTTATCAAATGAAGGCAGAGTTGCATCTCACAATTTCTTACAATGTGATACTGTAAAGAGGAAAAAACCTTCAAAAGTACTTGAAGATCATTCACTTTCAACATAATTGCCCTTAAGCTAACCTTTAAACTGGGAAATGGTACTTAAAAGCACTGTCTATTTTAATCTCTTGAAAATACCACAAAATTATAGAAAAGCTGGGGAATGTTTTCAAATGTTCTGTAACCTATTCAACATCACAAAATTGAAATCTGGCTGATTGCATCACTGTTTAAACTGGATAAGGCTACTTCTGCCGATTCTTTAACACATTCATGAGATCTTGTTGCAAAAGTTGCTGTTTTCCTTTCTCTGCAAGGCTGGCAACACACCTGGAACACAGAAAGTAACCTTGTTTCAGCTGCGTATTCATTCAATATGAAAAAAGCAGTTACCGGTACCTAGTTTTTGTGGAAGGCAACTCTTGTGGAAATATGTAGGTATCCTAAGGACCCAACACAGTTTTGTTGGCACATGTGTACTGTGTTTACCCGTATATAATGTGTGCCCATGTATAACTGACACCCCTAGTTTGGACTGCGTTTTGGAAAAAATGAGCAGAAACAGAGGAAAGAGTTATGTAAAACTGGCAAATACAATCATGCTTTGGATACAGTTTAGAAAAAGATGACTCAATTATGTCACTCAATGCACCAGCAATCCACAAAAGCATGATTCCTCCCATGGATTCTTTTGGTGGTCAGTCagtgtaaaatcatggatactgTCTGCCATCCACTGTGTCCAGCTCTTACATTATTCAAGAACACTAAGGGTTACAGAACTAAGGTCAATCTGCGAGTAATTTGAGCTAAGTTGGTGTTTTCTTTTGCtgctttcacattttcagtcatgTGAACTTCAAAGGTGTCACAACATTTCCCAAGGCCACCACGTCATACATTCTGAACTCCAAATTCTTGTCCGCTTTACTCCTAGTTTCTTAGCCATCATGATGTTTTAATGATGGTTTTATGTGGACTGAaattatcatttatttattggTTCTGTCTTACTTTTCAACCAAAAGACAATGATTGCGTATCGACAAATTtagtgtatttgtttacatgctaatgagggacgcAAGTCTTAAAGACAGGATATTCCATGTACATCTTAATTTTGAGAGTTTTTTCTGTGGAACAAAAGTGTGCATTATACTCGAGTAAATAccaagaaaaaaatttagtaCTCACCTCAAGGCATTGACAATATCCCTTGTTTTTCCAAAGTATATATCATTCAGGGTATTTCTCATCTTATTTTCCATGTCCTTAGGGAACAAGAAAACATTGATTGATTAATATTTGGATCACATTAGAATGTTGCAACTCACATACATGCAGAACAGTTACTGATAATTTACAAAAGCATTCATTACTTCAATCATCCTCCCCATGTTGGCAATGTGTGGACTTGCATCACCAACTGCACTGTCCATTTCAACCTgtaaagaaatgataaaaatgGTAAACTTTAAACTTGTTTGACTGTTCCCAGAGGGGCAAATTTTAGGATTACTATTTTACTACAACACAATTGCCTGCTAAAATATGAACCCGAGTTGGACAAAAACATTTCACAATAATAAAGAGGTTCTAAACCCAGTGTCTTCACATAACTTCACCGTATTGGAAAAAGTAAGATGATGGCTTTTACCTGTCTCGTCAGACTTCCACCTAAATTCATCATTCCTGATTGCGTTTTATTAGTCtacaaatgcaaaaaaaaaaaaagaaggtccTCAATTCAGTTGTTGGCATATACTACACACAAGAAGGATGGCAGTCTACTTGTGAGTGACTGGTGTATAGTTGAAGGAgcatttattttgaaaatagagaTACTAACAAGGAGATAATGTAATGTAAGTGGCACTCTAAAGTGTTGCAAAATGTCTGGCAATTCTTCTTGATGTCGTTGTATCATTTCATACTGATCAGACATATAGGGAGTTTTTAGGTCTCTGTTTAACCTTCaaataatagggacctttagattctaggatgagAACGAGAACGAGTATGAGATTGGcaaaaatacttagaaaatttacaACCTCGACGATTATTCTTACTCATAGTTAGCAATATAGGttactcagttattcttattgctggtaactgagcctttttggtgatctaaaaatgccaaaaatggtaCAGAGTTCTTGACTTCTTTTGACccaacaacatttttgcaaaaccttaTACTAAAATGAAATTTTCCACCAAAATGAGGCAGGTTGGTATGTCTGTGCTCAACGTTGttctacaagaaaattttgTACTTGTAGTCCTTctcatcctagaatctaaaTCTCAGATATCATTCATTGTACCTGCAACCAAAGCATTACAGTTGAAGTCAACTTATAGTGAGCATTCCTGCCTCCACTTTTCTCCTGTTGAAAAAGAGGTGAAGACATCaataaacacaaaaacaaagttaATTG is a genomic window of Acropora muricata isolate sample 2 chromosome 8, ASM3666990v1, whole genome shotgun sequence containing:
- the LOC136925923 gene encoding phosphatidylinositol N-acetylglucosaminyltransferase subunit P-like, whose protein sequence is MVENSPSPSPERAIYGFVLYLGTYFGVGIYFIWACVPEEWLNSIGITYLPQRYWVLAGPIYLCVAFLFVVIFYVAYNFTITLPVDSVNTITDNHARYVDEDTYSVPGSVPPLYDIPLSQVNRALYRD